The Paenibacillus uliginis N3/975 genome has a window encoding:
- a CDS encoding GNAT family N-acetyltransferase: protein MINEVQLCEVLEEQKSVLRQLIELYEYDFSEFNNNDVNQYGYYGYSYFDHYWLEPGRVPFFILVNGNLAGFILVNSFCYCLKEENSRSISEFFIMRKYRKQGVGIKAAHMVFNLMPGHWEVLQHPENHTSHHFWNRAIDSYTNGQFNIEAGETEDWVGQAILFKNSQLSKKD, encoded by the coding sequence ATGATTAACGAAGTGCAGTTATGTGAAGTGCTGGAAGAGCAAAAGTCTGTTCTTAGGCAATTAATTGAATTGTACGAATATGACTTTAGTGAGTTTAACAATAACGATGTGAATCAGTATGGATATTATGGATACAGTTATTTTGATCATTATTGGTTGGAGCCCGGACGGGTTCCTTTTTTTATATTAGTTAATGGTAATTTGGCTGGATTTATACTTGTGAATAGTTTTTGCTATTGCTTGAAGGAAGAAAACTCACGTTCAATCAGTGAGTTTTTTATTATGCGGAAATACCGCAAGCAAGGTGTTGGCATTAAAGCAGCTCATATGGTGTTCAATCTTATGCCAGGTCATTGGGAAGTATTACAGCATCCAGAGAATCATACATCCCATCATTTTTGGAATCGAGCAATTGATTCTTATACGAACGGTCAGTTTAACATTGAAGCCGGTGAAACTGAAGATTGGGTAGGTCAAGCTATTTTGTTTAAAAATAGCCAATTATCTAAAAAGGATTAA